A stretch of Vigna angularis cultivar LongXiaoDou No.4 chromosome 4, ASM1680809v1, whole genome shotgun sequence DNA encodes these proteins:
- the LOC108342856 gene encoding zinc finger protein GAI-ASSOCIATED FACTOR 1: protein MAEPQNPSPFTHSSASEIAAQPQPLPPPKRKRNLPGMPDPDAEVIALSPKTLLATNRFVCEICNKGFQRDQNLQLHRRGHNLPWKLRQRGSKEPRKKAYVCPEPSCVHHNPTRALGDLTGIKKHFCRKHGEKKWKCERCSKKYAVQSDWKAHTKTCGSREYRCDCGTLFSRRDSFITHRAFCDVLAQESARTQVQDQAQAQNVSTSNADLGSSPPAPPLTPSASVVSPTLSIQSSEIPENPRKLSPMSPKATCFGTSSTPSSSSSSTTVFASVLAPSTITTHSHSQSPSPSTSLFFNLMSNLARSDSPNAITNMRETTSLSLSSPLYLSNNDPSHFAASPQPALSATALLQKAAQMGASSASLLRGLGLATTSPSSLGKDEVFNISATTTAQWNGQVKQENQPVVDNLGLGLPCGSDVMMGPSTPFVGQPMTRDLLGLSIGGGASRGGLSALVTSFGGNFDSAGDGGVHR, encoded by the exons GAGCCTCAAAATCCTTCACCATTCACACATTCTTCAGCTTCTGAAATCGCAGCACAACCACAACCTCTGCCACCTCCCAAGCGGAAGCGAAACCTCCCTGGAATGCCAG atCCAGATGCTGAAGTGATTGCTTTGTCACCGAAGACACTGTTGGCCACGAACCGTTTCGTCTGCGAGATCTGTAACAAAGGGTTCCAGCGCGATCAAAACCTGCAGCTTCACCGGCGCGGTCACAACTTGCCGTGGAAGCTGCGGCAGCGGGGGAGCAAGGAACCGCGGAAGAAGGCGTACGTGTGTCCCGAGCCTTCGTGCGTCCACCACAACCCCACCAGGGCGCTGGGCGACCTCACCGGCATCAAGAAGCACTTCTGCAGAAAGCACGGCGAGAAAAAGTGGAAATGCGAACGCTGCTCTAAGAAATACGCTGTACAGTCGGACTGGAAAGCCCATACAAAAACTTGTGGCAGCAGAGAGTACCGCTGCGACTGCGGCACCTTGTTTTCTAG GAGGGATAGTTTCATCACGCACAGAGCATTTTGCGATGTATTAGCGCAAGAGAGCGCCAGGACCCAGGTCCAAGACCAGGCCCAGGCCCAGAATGTTAGCACTAGCAACGCTGATTTGGGTTCTTCGCCCCCTGCGCCTCCACTTACTCCCTCTGCGTCTGTGGTGTCTCCAACCTTGTCCATTCAGAGCTCAG AAATTCCAGAAAACCCAAGGAAGCTGTCACCGATGTCTCCAAAAGCAACCTGCTTCGGGACAAGCAGCACCCCTTCCAGTTCCAGTTCTTCCACTACTGTATTTGCAAGTGTATTGGCACCGTCCACAATAACAACTCATTCACATTCTCAATCACCGTCACCATCAACTTCCTTATTCTTCAACCTCATGTCAAATTTGGCTCGCTCCGATAGCCCTAACGCCATCACCAATATGAGGGAAACCACATCCCTCTCCCTCTCCTCACCACTCTATCTCTCCAACAACGACCCTTCCCACTTCGCAGCATCTCCTCAGCCTGCACTATCTGCCACTGCATTGCTCCAAAAAGCAGCTCAAATGGGTGCTTCCAGTGCTTCCCTTCTCCGTGGCTTAGGCTTAGCAACGACATCACCGTCATCCTTGGGGAAAGACGAGGTTTTTAACATTAGTGCAACCACAACAGCACAATGGAACGGCCAAGTAAAGCAAGAGAATCAGCCCGTGGTGGATAACCTCGGGCTTGGGCTTCCCTGTGGGAGTGATGTGATGATGGGCCCTTCTACCCCATTTGTGGGCCAGCCAATGACCCGTGATCTTCTCGGTCTTAGCATCGGTGGCGGAGCAAGCAGGGGTGGTCTCTCTGCTTTGGTCACGTCTTTCGGAGGGAACTTTGATTCAGCCGGTGATGGAGGAGTTCACCGGTAG